The genomic window AAGCTTTGCTCGGGTCGGGGTAAGAAATCTTGCGGGCAAAATGACGGCAGACGAGGGCGCATCCCAGCGAGTGCTCCCAGAAAACGACAGGATCGATGCCAGTGACGTCTTTGGGCATCATGTTCAATACGCCGCAAGACATGGCAATGTCGCTGACGCGGTGAAATCCCAGGCCGAGGATGGCGCCGCGCAGCGAGTCAACTTTTTTCCAGCGGCCGAACAGCGGACTGTTAGCCATTTGCAGGCACTGGGCGGCCAGTGATTTGTCCTGGGCGATCATGTCGGTAACTTTTTGAATGTCAAGTTTCTCGACCGGTTGTTCGAGGTAGCGAAGCAGCGGGGCCAGGACCGCGGGGATCGTGGGGATGTGCTGGAGTCCCCCGATGCGACTGAGTAAAGTAACTTTTTTCGCTGCCGTATCCATAGATATTTACTTTCCTGCCGGGGGGCGTTCTCCCTTGACATAGGCCGTGGCTCCCGGCAAGTGGACCAGGCGGAAGTCGTTCGAGACTCCGTAGAGCGATTCGGAATGCCCCATGAAGAGATATCCGTGAGGCAAGAGGTTGTTGTAGAAATGCTGAATGACCTTACGTTTGGAAACCAGATCGAAATAGATGAGCACGTTGCAGCAGAAAATCAGGTCGAGGCTCTTCATGAAGTTCATGCGATCGTCGTCGGAGAGATTGAGCCGGCTGAAAGTGATGCCGGTGCGGGCCAACGGCTGAACCTGGAGCTGGTCGGCCGCGGGGATGAAATATTTCTGGCGATAATGCGGATTCAGATTGCGGGTGCTATAGGTTCCATAGAGGGCGTTCTTGGCGTGCACCAGGGAACGCTCATTAAGATCGGTGGCGACGATCTCGACGCTCCAGTCCTTGAGACGGCCGTGAGCTTCTTCGTGCAAGAGCATGTTCAGGGTGTAAGGCTCCTCGCCGGTGGAGCAGCCGGCGCTCCAAATGCGCAGGCGGCGCAGTGGAACTTCGGCCTTGGCCTCAAGGATTTTGGGAATTACAACCTGGCGCAGCGCCTCTAATTGGGGCTGATTGCGAAAGAAGCAGGTTTCGCCGATCGTGATTTCGTTCAACAGCGCGACCAGTTCCGCCTGTCGCGTGGGTTTGACCGTAAGGCATTCGTGATACTCGCGCAGGTTTGAAGTCTTGAGTTCTTTCATGCGGCGGCCCACGCGATCGAAGAGCAGGCGCAGCTTGTTTTCGGGATGGAAGATGCCGGCTTCGCGATAAACCAGGTCGCGGATGCGCACCAGTTCAGGGTCGGGCGGCCCCTCCGCCACGACGGCAGAGGGTGCTGTTGCAGCAATCGTCATGCTGACCCCTTCGCAGTAGTAGAGAGCAGACCCGAATCCTCGGGCGGTTTCGTTTGCAAGTTAGCCTGGCTCACTGAATACGCTCACGCTGAAGCGAATCTTTGCCGAATTGCGGGACGCAACTATCCATTCCATCGGCGAAGCGAGAGGCAACTTTAATTAATTACTGCCGGAGGCGAGCGGGCGCGACGGTGCTCGTCAAGCTATTGCTGAGGATAACGATATCGACGCGGCGGTTCTGGGCTCGACCTTGCGCTGTGCTGTTACTGGCGATGGGGTGATATTCGGCAAATCCGGCAGCCGCTAAACGCTGAGGAGGAAAGCCGTAGCGCAGGATCAAAAGACGGACCAGTTCGGTCGAGCGGGCGGTGGAGAGCTCCCAGTTGGAGGCCATTTGTGCGGTGTGAATGGGAACGTTGTCGGTGTGCCCTTCGATGCGAAGCCGGCAGATGCGGATGGCGAGGATGGAGGCGATGCGATCCAGGGCCGGCAGAGCCGATGTCTTCAAAGCCGCCGACCCGCTGTCGAAGAAGCCGAACTCGCGCAAGCTGATGACCAGGCCTTCGGTCTCGCGGTGCAAAGCGACGCTGTGTTGGGCGATCTCGCTTTGCAAGGCCTGCTGGAGTTCGGTCTGCAAAGTGGACAGACTGGACTCTTCCGCAGCGGCGGCGAGGGAATCGTCTGGAGGCGAAGAGACGCGGCCAAGATCGGTATTGCGCTTTGCATTCGCAATGGCCTGCACGGTGCTGAAGGGCATGGGGTCGTTCATGTCGATTGGAACCTCGGTGGTGGAGGCGGGAAAGACGCCGAGTTCCTGAAAAGCGACCTGTATCGCCAGCGCGAGGCGGCCGACTTTGCGTTGATCGACTTGCGCCGAAGCGTAAAGCACAACGAAGAAAGCGAACAGCAGGGTAATGAAGTCAGCGTAGGAGACGAGCCAGCGCTCATGGTTGGCGTGGGGACGGGCCCGTTTGCGGCGGCTCATCGCTCCTCACCCTCGGTATTGCCGGACTTGCTCGACTCCACCAGGAAACCCAGTAATTTAGTTTCGAGCATGTGGGGATTCATGCCTTCGAGGATCGAAGCCACCCCTTCGAGCGTCATCTCACGAGTGATCTGCTCTTCGCGGATGCGGAGTTTCATCTTACCCGCGACCGGGAGGTAGAGAAGATTGGCGGAGGCCACTCCATAGATAGTAGCGACGAAGGCCACTGCGATGCCGCGACCGACCTCATCGATCTTATCGAGGTGCTGCATGACTTGAATCAGTCCGAGCACTGCGCCGATGATGCCGACGGTAGGCGCAAAGCCGCCGGCCGATTCAAATACCTGGGGAACTTGCTCTTCGTACTCTGCTTGATTATCGAGTTCCAGCTCCAGGATTTTGCGCAGCTCTTCGGGCTCGGTGCCGTCGACTGCAAGCATGAGGGATTTCTTCAGGAAGGGATCTTCAATCTCATTC from Candidatus Sulfotelmatobacter sp. includes these protein-coding regions:
- a CDS encoding protein-glutamate O-methyltransferase CheR encodes the protein MTIAATAPSAVVAEGPPDPELVRIRDLVYREAGIFHPENKLRLLFDRVGRRMKELKTSNLREYHECLTVKPTRQAELVALLNEITIGETCFFRNQPQLEALRQVVIPKILEAKAEVPLRRLRIWSAGCSTGEEPYTLNMLLHEEAHGRLKDWSVEIVATDLNERSLVHAKNALYGTYSTRNLNPHYRQKYFIPAADQLQVQPLARTGITFSRLNLSDDDRMNFMKSLDLIFCCNVLIYFDLVSKRKVIQHFYNNLLPHGYLFMGHSESLYGVSNDFRLVHLPGATAYVKGERPPAGK
- a CDS encoding flagellar motor protein MotB; this translates as MSRRKRARPHANHERWLVSYADFITLLFAFFVVLYASAQVDQRKVGRLALAIQVAFQELGVFPASTTEVPIDMNDPMPFSTVQAIANAKRNTDLGRVSSPPDDSLAAAAEESSLSTLQTELQQALQSEIAQHSVALHRETEGLVISLREFGFFDSGSAALKTSALPALDRIASILAIRICRLRIEGHTDNVPIHTAQMASNWELSTARSTELVRLLILRYGFPPQRLAAAGFAEYHPIASNSTAQGRAQNRRVDIVILSNSLTSTVAPARLRQ
- a CDS encoding flagellar motor protein, whose product is MDKSSVIGIVLAVGGILAGLLIEGGNLGQIVQPTAAMIVFGGTIGAVMLQFPLSVVLQAMRRFGSVFIAPSENPKETIDRLVGFAQKARREGIVSLDAILNEIEDPFLKKSLMLAVDGTEPEELRKILELELDNQAEYEEQVPQVFESAGGFAPTVGIIGAVLGLIQVMQHLDKIDEVGRGIAVAFVATIYGVASANLLYLPVAGKMKLRIREEQITREMTLEGVASILEGMNPHMLETKLLGFLVESSKSGNTEGEER